From a single Bacillus pumilus genomic region:
- a CDS encoding nucleotidyltransferase domain-containing protein, translating into MSQLKINSNINWLEERTIILAPTGSYAYGTNTAESDKDFKGICIPPKEYYLGLESFNEYNNSGGKNFKNTKDDVDINIIHINKFVKDAMEGVPNNIELLFVRNQDYLRVTSLGQKLIDNRHLFLTKNIQKKFGGYAHSQMQKLKNTNSNGAARKDLVDAHGYDTKFFMHCIRLLTSAIEILKTGDFSTFRPNRNFLIDCRSGKFSFEEALEMIEAYDQELKDAVHVSRIPERPDYDTVNRLLIELNEEALEW; encoded by the coding sequence ATGAGTCAATTAAAAATCAATTCGAATATCAACTGGTTAGAAGAAAGAACGATTATCTTAGCTCCAACTGGCAGTTATGCTTATGGAACAAATACAGCAGAGTCTGACAAAGATTTTAAAGGTATCTGTATCCCGCCAAAGGAGTATTACTTAGGACTTGAATCCTTCAATGAGTATAACAACAGTGGAGGAAAGAATTTTAAAAACACTAAGGATGATGTTGATATCAATATTATTCATATCAACAAATTTGTTAAGGATGCAATGGAAGGTGTGCCTAATAACATTGAGCTACTATTTGTTAGAAATCAAGATTATCTTAGAGTAACATCTCTTGGCCAAAAATTAATCGATAACAGACATTTGTTTTTAACTAAGAACATTCAAAAGAAATTTGGCGGTTACGCACATTCTCAAATGCAGAAACTAAAAAACACCAACTCAAACGGTGCAGCAAGAAAAGACCTAGTAGATGCTCATGGGTACGATACAAAATTTTTCATGCATTGCATTAGACTTCTTACAAGCGCTATTGAAATTCTTAAGACTGGGGACTTTAGTACGTTCCGACCAAATCGAAATTTTCTTATTGATTGCAGGTCAGGAAAGTTTAGTTTTGAAGAAGCGCTTGAGATGATCGAGGCCTATGATCAAGAGTTGAAAGATGCTGTTCATGTGTCACGTATTCCTGAAAGACCAGACTACGATACGGTAAATAGATTGCTAATTGAGCTAAATGAAGAAGCTTTAGAATGGTAA
- a CDS encoding macro domain-containing protein — MIRTVEGNILDTTKDIICHQVNCKGVMGAGLAKQIKSKYPNVYKDYKRLCDDEKIKNSKNGLLGATQFVDVSKSKTVANLFAQDNYGVKSRQTDYEAMELCLKSLKHVVSDDYSKYKDCSIAIPHGIGCGLAGGDWRIVGRMIDDILGDCDVTLYKLK; from the coding sequence GTGATCAGGACTGTAGAAGGTAACATATTAGACACAACAAAAGACATCATCTGCCATCAAGTGAATTGTAAGGGTGTCATGGGAGCAGGGTTAGCAAAGCAGATCAAAAGTAAATATCCAAATGTGTATAAAGACTATAAACGTTTATGTGATGATGAAAAAATTAAAAATAGTAAAAATGGTTTACTAGGGGCTACTCAGTTTGTAGATGTAAGTAAGAGTAAAACAGTCGCAAATTTGTTTGCTCAAGATAACTATGGTGTGAAATCAAGACAAACAGATTATGAAGCTATGGAACTTTGTTTGAAAAGTTTAAAACATGTGGTCAGTGATGATTATAGTAAATACAAAGACTGCTCTATCGCAATTCCGCATGGCATAGGCTGCGGTTTAGCAGGCGGGGATTGGCGAATCGTTGGACGAATGATTGATGATATCCTGGGAGATTGTGATGTGACTTTATACAAATTAAAATAA
- a CDS encoding GrpB family protein has product MLGLPRGEVFLVPWSIEWTKEFEREKRKIIGDIGQYIINVHHIGSTAVKGLSAKPIIDIAIEIDHFFDGEKCVVALERLGYSYKGTNVLPERHYFNKGEPRTHQIHMYQRDNKYLLEQLNFRDYLSNNEQARSEYQQLKLKLSRLHGNDKHKYADEKTDFIKSILEKI; this is encoded by the coding sequence ATGCTTGGATTACCAAGAGGGGAAGTCTTTTTAGTCCCTTGGTCTATTGAGTGGACAAAAGAATTTGAAAGAGAAAAGCGCAAGATAATAGGTGATATTGGTCAATACATAATCAATGTACACCATATTGGAAGTACAGCAGTAAAAGGATTAAGTGCTAAGCCAATTATTGATATTGCAATTGAAATAGATCATTTTTTTGATGGAGAAAAATGTGTAGTAGCTTTGGAAAGACTCGGTTACTCATATAAAGGAACAAATGTATTACCTGAAAGACACTACTTTAATAAAGGAGAACCAAGAACACATCAAATCCATATGTACCAAAGAGACAATAAGTATTTACTTGAACAGTTAAATTTCAGAGATTACTTGAGCAATAACGAGCAAGCTAGAAGTGAATACCAACAGCTTAAACTTAAATTATCAAGATTACATGGAAATGACAAACACAAATACGCAGATGAAAAAACTGATTTTATTAAGTCAATCCTTGAAAAGATTTAG
- a CDS encoding recombinase family protein: MNIDKNSKVAVYSRKSREDPDTEDTLLKHREQLKALLTRYSFTDVEWFEEVVSSDSIDNRPIFSRLLPRIRSGEFDVVCVIANDRLSRGSQIDSGRIMEAFKESNTLLITPQKIYNMSNESDEMLSEFELVIARNEYRAIKRRLLNGRKGAVKEGRPHSGSVPFGFKWDKNDKTAKVNEEKIKIYRMMIDWFLKEEMSSAAIADRLNQLEIPPPSSRGKMWYGEVVTYLLLNDFHRGYVWYGNDEKNKGVHQPTKTEEEHTQIVERITKLRTYPDVGRRLNMNSHKLSGIVRCPYCLKVQNVHQPKGRQKHVRKCLRKSSAREPMCETTKGINEDILYSAILQEMKQYSSEIFKRNENRESAETTTISVHLIELKEKAIKKLRGRIERLKELYLDGDLDKNEYKEKLEKAQGNLMKSEKELGELYSSIEYQKAKALEKRTSLWQEEDVQALLESDEGMSDTEINIVLKKLISHISYKVKDEDGKQPELSVKVYYN, encoded by the coding sequence ATGAATATTGATAAAAATTCAAAAGTAGCAGTCTATTCAAGAAAATCAAGAGAAGACCCAGACACAGAGGACACTTTACTGAAACATAGAGAACAGCTAAAAGCACTCTTAACTAGGTACAGTTTTACAGATGTAGAGTGGTTCGAAGAAGTTGTTTCTTCCGATTCTATTGATAATAGACCTATTTTTTCTAGATTATTGCCTAGAATCAGATCAGGTGAATTCGACGTTGTATGTGTAATAGCGAATGATAGACTTTCTAGGGGTTCACAGATCGACTCAGGACGTATCATGGAAGCCTTTAAAGAAAGCAACACCCTACTAATAACCCCACAAAAAATATACAACATGTCTAATGAGAGTGATGAAATGCTCTCAGAGTTTGAATTGGTTATTGCTAGAAATGAATATAGAGCTATTAAGAGAAGGCTGTTAAATGGTCGAAAAGGTGCTGTTAAAGAGGGGAGACCTCATTCTGGATCTGTTCCATTCGGGTTTAAATGGGACAAGAATGACAAGACTGCAAAGGTTAATGAGGAAAAAATAAAAATTTATCGTATGATGATTGATTGGTTCCTAAAGGAGGAAATGTCTTCAGCTGCAATTGCAGACAGGCTAAATCAATTGGAGATTCCACCTCCTTCAAGCAGAGGTAAGATGTGGTATGGCGAAGTTGTAACCTATCTTTTGTTAAATGATTTTCATAGAGGCTATGTATGGTATGGGAATGATGAAAAGAATAAAGGCGTTCATCAACCAACAAAAACAGAGGAAGAACACACTCAAATTGTAGAACGAATAACTAAACTAAGGACATACCCAGATGTTGGAAGGCGTTTGAACATGAATTCGCACAAACTTTCAGGAATAGTTAGATGCCCTTATTGTTTGAAAGTTCAAAACGTACATCAACCAAAAGGGAGACAAAAACACGTTAGGAAATGTCTTAGAAAATCATCTGCACGTGAACCAATGTGTGAAACCACAAAAGGAATTAATGAAGACATTCTATACAGTGCTATCCTACAAGAAATGAAACAGTACAGTTCTGAAATATTTAAAAGGAACGAAAATAGAGAATCTGCCGAAACAACTACTATTTCAGTTCATCTAATCGAGCTAAAAGAAAAAGCAATTAAAAAATTGAGGGGAAGAATCGAACGATTAAAAGAACTCTATTTAGACGGTGATTTAGACAAAAATGAATACAAAGAAAAGCTAGAAAAAGCTCAAGGGAATTTAATGAAATCCGAAAAAGAACTCGGAGAATTATACTCATCAATTGAATATCAAAAAGCGAAAGCATTAGAAAAAAGAACCTCCCTATGGCAAGAAGAAGACGTTCAGGCATTATTAGAATCAGATGAAGGGATGTCAGATACAGAAATCAATATAGTACTCAAAAAGCTTATTAGCCATATCTCATATAAAGTTAAAGATGAAGATGGGAAGCAGCCTGAGTTGAGTGTAAAAGTCTATTATAATTAA
- a CDS encoding polysaccharide deacetylase family protein: protein MKKVSQKQTPYNTVLLSKIIGLVLLTLFLFFIWDMSKPHLQATNGQAKIVASSDFRDTSISLKAKDHSTRTLDTHFKTNPNQQTTNKTVFLTFDDGPSATSNQLLNVLKAHHVKATFFMLGPQIQAHQAAVKRLYQEGHQLGLHGMTHDINRFYQNSESPANEMREAQRILASVTGVYTRLVRTPYGSVPNLTYHQKVRLIQNGFIYWDWTIDSLDWRYKNSQYVPEVLNQLQMFEINKPWEPKVILMHDQPSTTNDLDSLITQLKARGYTFAVINETMQPVQH from the coding sequence ATGAAAAAGGTGTCCCAAAAACAGACACCCTACAACACGGTACTTCTCTCGAAGATAATTGGTTTAGTGCTTCTTACACTGTTTCTCTTTTTTATCTGGGATATGTCTAAACCCCATTTGCAGGCGACAAATGGGCAAGCAAAAATTGTTGCTAGCAGTGACTTCCGAGACACAAGCATCAGTCTGAAAGCAAAAGATCATTCTACAAGAACATTGGATACACATTTTAAGACCAATCCAAACCAACAGACAACGAATAAAACGGTCTTTTTAACATTTGATGATGGCCCTTCTGCTACATCAAATCAGCTGTTAAATGTATTAAAAGCACATCACGTGAAGGCGACATTCTTCATGCTTGGACCGCAAATCCAAGCTCACCAAGCAGCTGTGAAAAGACTTTATCAAGAAGGACATCAATTAGGGCTTCATGGCATGACGCATGATATAAACCGCTTTTATCAGAACAGTGAGTCTCCCGCAAATGAAATGAGAGAAGCTCAGCGCATTCTTGCTTCTGTTACAGGCGTTTACACCCGTCTTGTGAGAACACCCTATGGCAGTGTTCCAAATTTAACATATCATCAAAAAGTACGTTTAATCCAAAATGGCTTTATTTACTGGGATTGGACGATTGATAGCCTTGACTGGAGATATAAAAACTCACAATATGTTCCAGAGGTATTGAATCAACTGCAAATGTTTGAGATAAATAAACCATGGGAACCAAAAGTGATTTTAATGCATGATCAACCCTCTACCACGAACGATTTAGATAGCCTGATTACACAACTAAAAGCAAGGGGCTATACATTTGCAGTCATTAACGAAACAATGCAGCCGGTACAACATTAA
- a CDS encoding thymidine kinase encodes MIPVGSLTIDVGSMFAEKSTALQRHGKRYMLAGKKVMFLKPSLDNRYSEDFIVTHDGKKVEAINIKITNKGEMCIPFHLLNEADVVCIDEVQFFPSQMIDHIERLIEQGKKVFAAGLDMDRYGKPFGIVPYLMAKADHVIKHHAVCVFCGEDAWVSLEVSNDSNTQVKVGNDYKPACRQCAYERGVK; translated from the coding sequence ATCATACCAGTAGGATCATTAACAATTGATGTAGGAAGTATGTTTGCGGAGAAATCAACGGCACTACAGCGTCATGGTAAACGTTATATGTTGGCTGGAAAGAAAGTGATGTTTCTCAAACCGTCCTTAGATAATAGATACTCAGAAGACTTTATTGTGACACATGATGGCAAGAAAGTTGAGGCTATTAATATAAAAATAACAAACAAAGGCGAGATGTGTATACCATTTCATTTATTAAATGAAGCTGATGTTGTTTGTATCGATGAAGTTCAATTTTTCCCAAGTCAAATGATTGACCACATTGAACGATTAATTGAACAAGGTAAGAAAGTGTTTGCTGCTGGATTAGACATGGACAGGTACGGTAAACCATTTGGAATTGTACCTTATCTTATGGCCAAAGCTGATCACGTAATTAAACATCATGCAGTCTGTGTGTTCTGTGGCGAGGATGCATGGGTTTCACTTGAAGTTTCTAATGATTCAAATACTCAAGTTAAAGTTGGGAACGATTATAAGCCAGCATGTAGACAATGCGCTTATGAAAGGGGAGTTAAATAA
- a CDS encoding Holliday junction resolvase RecU: protein MSTNLGKVFEANIQQSAKDQGLFFYRIKDVNPMAIKRNFGVSKNNYDCFLYAKGVLFPLELKSTKSKSISFSESMIKAQQIKHLEAASKYEGVLPGFLFNFREPENRVFFIHIKDFLTYKNIAEKQLAHTYISKVNKSSIPIGICEEIGTEVRWMKKKVNYTYYINKMCEELIQGGDAKHRQG, encoded by the coding sequence TTGAGCACAAACCTAGGAAAAGTTTTTGAAGCAAATATACAACAATCAGCAAAGGATCAAGGTTTATTCTTTTACCGAATTAAAGATGTAAATCCAATGGCCATAAAACGTAACTTTGGAGTATCAAAAAACAATTATGATTGTTTCCTTTACGCTAAAGGAGTTTTATTCCCTTTAGAATTAAAATCAACTAAAAGCAAGTCTATATCGTTTTCGGAAAGTATGATTAAAGCGCAACAGATTAAACATTTAGAAGCAGCTTCTAAATATGAAGGAGTCTTACCTGGTTTTCTGTTTAATTTTAGAGAGCCTGAGAACAGAGTATTCTTTATACATATTAAAGACTTTCTTACATATAAAAATATTGCAGAAAAGCAATTAGCACATACATACATAAGCAAGGTTAATAAATCCAGCATACCTATTGGCATCTGCGAAGAAATTGGAACAGAAGTAAGGTGGATGAAGAAGAAAGTCAATTATACATATTACATAAATAAGATGTGCGAAGAATTAATTCAGGGAGGTGATGCAAAACATAGGCAGGGATAA